One Setaria viridis chromosome 3, Setaria_viridis_v4.0, whole genome shotgun sequence DNA window includes the following coding sequences:
- the LOC117850264 gene encoding polygalacturonase inhibitor — protein sequence MDGRVTLARPHAVLLVLLFLAAAEASSAAAPASKQQCHSGDRAALLAVKAAFRNASYFISWTADIPCCHWFGVRCDDAESSSSTPAGGRRVVSLAIMRDANIRGPVPGAAIARLTALQELLFLHVPGVSGTIPRALTRLSALTDLTISRTGVSGPVPAFLGDLRALRSLDLSFNALTGAIPATLAALPRLASVDLGRNRLTGAIPPLLLVNSGAEAFLTLSHNNLSGSVPAEFASVSFVQVDLSRNALAGDASVLFGRGKPLLVSVNLSRNAFSFDMSRLELPERLASLDVSHNGIHGGVPAAAGNLSQLMFFNVSYNQLCGQLPRGLAAFEVYSFRHNKCLCGAPLPACQA from the coding sequence ATGGATGGGCGCGTCACACTCGCACGGCCACACGCCGTCCTGCTCGTGCTCCTGTTTCTCGCCGCCGCGGAAGcgtcatcggcggcggcgccagcctCCAAGCAGCAGTGCCACTCCGGCGACAGGGCGGCGCTGCTCGCCGTCAAGGCGGCCTTCCGCAACGCCTCCTACTTCATCTCATGGACGGCCGACATCCCGTGCTGCCACTGGTTCGGCGTCCGCTGCGACGACGCGgaatcctcctcctcgacacccgcgggcggccgccgcgtcgtcagCCTGGCCATCATGCGGGACGCCAACATCCGCGGCCCCGTGcccggcgccgccatcgcccgccTCACCGCCCTCCAAGAGCTTCTGTTCCTCCACGTGCCCGGCGTGTCGGGCACCATCCCCCGGGCCCTCACCCGCCTCTCCGCCCTCACGGACCTCACCATCTCCCGCACCGGCGTGTCGGGCCCGGTCCCGGCGTTCCTCGGCGACCTCCGCGCGCTCAGGTCCCTGGACCTCTCCTTCAACGCGCTCACGGGCGCCATCCCGGCGAccctcgccgcgctcccgcgCCTGGCCAGCGTCGACCTCGGACGCAACCGCCTCACGGGCGCcatcccgccgctgctcctcgtcAACTCCGGCGCGGAGGCGTTCCTCACCCTGTCGCACAACAACCTCTCCGGGAGCGTCCCCGCCGAGTTCGCATCCGTCAGCTTCGTCCAGGTGGACCTGTCCCGCAACGCGCTCGCCGGAGACGCGTCCGTCCTGTTCGGCCGCGGCAAACCGCTGCTGGTCAGCGTCAACCTCTCGCGCAACGCCTTCAGCTTCGACATGTCCCGGCTGGAGCTCCCCGAGCGGCTCGCGTCGCTGGACGTCAGCCACAACGGGATCCACGGCGgggtcccggcggcggcggggaaccTGAGCCAGCTCATGTTCTTCAACGTCAGCTACAACCAGCTCTGCGGCCAGCTGCCGAGGGGCTTGGCCGCATTCGAGGTCTACAGCTTCCGGCACAACAAGTGCCTTTGCGGCGCGCCCCTTCCGGCTTGCCAAGCGTAA
- the LOC140222095 gene encoding uncharacterized protein — protein MAGGSGAGAANSAAAGLSYPVLTRKNYSAWSIKMQAVMGAQETWDVVEPADGQAVDARRDKVARASILQAIPEDLLFVVSEKTAAKEVWSALKTMYLGADRAQQSRVQTLKEELDALKMKSTDSVEEYAIKVGSLVSKIRELGEPMEDSYVVKRMLRALPKKILQIASSIEQFADMNAMSIEELIARLKTHEERLRIADDGDDEHVLLTRSQWRAKEEKNGGEASSSGAKKGGSRDYGKGRGRGRGRGRGRGYGESERSRDAEFDIKKVRWDCRKPKKGGKAFVAEKNNDDEPALLMSEVCELVQVVEEKHEHIMLNEERVKPILGDGEMKVGDLWYLDTGASIHMTGSRGIFTELDEEVNGAVKFGDGSVVNICGRGTVLFQCRNKEHKLLTNVYFIPRLKSNIVSLGQLEENGCKIVIEDGYLSIFYRDRMLLAKVARSSNRLYKLNLNLATPVCLLACIKDTAWLWHARKPKVQHLRTFGCVAHVKVVKPNLKKLEDRSIPMVFMGYENGSKAYRVYNPATNKLQVTRDVIFEEHSQWKWENEEDAAQETPC, from the exons ATGGCGGGCGGCAGTGGAGCAGGAGCTGCAAATTCGGCCGCGGCCGGGCTGTCATATCCCGTGCTGACGCGGAAGAATTATTCAGCTTGGTCTATCAAGATGCAGGCTGTGATGGGGGCTCAGGAGACGTGGGATGTGGTAGAGCCGGCTGATGGTCAAGCTGTCGATGCGAGGCGAGACAAGGTGGCTCGTGCATCCATCCTTCAGGCGATTCCGGAGGACCTTCTTTTTGTTGTCTCGGAGAAGACAGCTGCAAAGGAGGTGTGGTCGGCCCTGAAAACTATGTATCTCGGGGCTGACCGTGCGCAGCAATCAAGGGTGCAGACCCTCAAGGAGGAGCTCGACGCACTGAAGATGAAGAGCACCGATAGTGTTGAGGAGTACGCTATCAAGGTCGGCAGCCTCGTCAGCAAGATACGAGAGTTGGGGGAGCCAATGGAGGATTCGTACGTTGTCAAGCGAATGCTCCGTGCTCTCCCCAAAAAAATCCTGCAAATTGCCTCATCAATTGAGCAATTTGCTGACATGAATGCGATGTCAATAGAGGAGCTAATTGCTCGTCTTAAAACGCATGAGGAGCGTTTGCGTATTGCAgatgatggagatgatgaacATGTTCTTCTCACTCGTTCTCAGTGGAGAGCCAAGGAGGAGAAGAATGGAGGCGAAGCATCCAGTAGTGGTGCTAAGAAAGGAGGCAGTCGCGACTATGGAAAAGGCCGTGGACGCGGGCGCGGCCGTGGTCGTGGTCGTGGATATGGCGAAAGTGAGCGCAGCCGTGATGCCGAGTTTGATATCAAGAAAGTACGATGGGACTGTCGCAAGCCGAAGAAGGGGGGGAAGGCATTCGTCGCTGAGAAAAACAATGATGATGAGCCAGCCCTATTGATGTCTGAGGTATGTGAGCTTGTGCAGGTTGTTGAGGAGAAGCACGAGCATATCATGCTGAATGAAGAGAGGGTGAAGCCCATCCTTGGAGATGGAGAAATGAAAGTTGGTGATTTGTGGTATTTGGACACAGGAGCAAGCATTCACATGACAGGTTCACGTGGCATATTCACTGAATTGGACGAAGAAGTAAATGGGGCAGTCAAGTTTGGAGATGGCTCAGTTGTTAATATTTGTGGTCGTGGAACCGTGTTGTTCCAGTGCCGCAATAAGGAGCACAAGCTTTTGACCAATGTCTATTTCATTCCAAGACTCAAGAGTAATATTGTGAGTCTCGGACAGCTAGAGGAGAATGGTTGTAAGATCGTGATTGAAGATGGTTACCTCAGCATTTTTTATAGAGATAGAATGCTGTTGGCAAAGGTTGCAAGGTCTAGTAACAGATTGTATAAACTGAACCTGAACCTGGCAACTCCAGTGTGCTTGTTGGCTTGTATCAAAGATACTGCCTGGCTGTGGCATGCCAG GAAACCAAAGGTGCAACATTTACGTACTTTTGGTTGTGTTGCACATGTAAAAGTTGTGAAGCCTAATCTGAAAAAGCTTGAAGACAGAAGCATTCCTATGGTTTTTATGGGGTACGAGAATGGTTCCAAGGCATACCGGGTATACAACCCTGCAACAAACAAGCTCCAGGTCACTAGAGATGTGATTTTTGAAGAACATAGCCAGTGGAAATGGGAAAATGAGGAAGATGCAGCACAGGAGACTCCATGTTGA